In Solanum pennellii chromosome 7, SPENNV200, the following are encoded in one genomic region:
- the LOC107024635 gene encoding blue copper protein-like: protein MAISIGKLVFVCIFLILCVEMPRSLANEYVVGDKRGWSPGVDYHPWAYGKSFRVGDVLHFFYAPKVIDVASVDISSYALCDSNIKTFYKDNSGQTSITLDKSGPYYFISTSKKGCFEGLKLELHVI, encoded by the exons ATGGCCATTTCAATTGGAAAATTAGTATTTGTGtgcattttcttgattttgtgtGTTGAAATGCCAAGAAGTTTAGCAAATGAGTATGTTGTGGGTGACAAAAGAGGTTGGAGTCCGGGGGTTGATTATCATCCATGGGCTTATGGCAAAAGCTTTCGTGTTGGAGATGTTCTAC ATTTCTTCTATGCCCCAAAAGTGATAGATGTGGCCTCAGTGGATATTTCAAGCTATGCACTTTGTGATAGTAATATCAAAACTTTCTACAAGGATAATAGTGGCCAAACATCAATTACTCTTGACAAATCTGGGCCATACTATTTCATCTCTACAAGCAAAAAAGGGTGTTTTGAAGGTCTCAAGCTAGAGTTGCATgttatttga